A single region of the Balaenoptera ricei isolate mBalRic1 chromosome 12, mBalRic1.hap2, whole genome shotgun sequence genome encodes:
- the CALHM5 gene encoding calcium homeostasis modulator protein 5 has product MDAFQGILKFILNQKTVIGYSFLALLTVGGERLFSLVAFKCPCSTENVVYGLVFLFAPAWVLLILGFFLNNRSWRLFTGCCVNPRKIFPRGHSCRFFYVLGQITLSSLVAPVMWLSVALLNGTFYECAMSGTKSSRLLGLICKGKPKECWDELHKVPCGKISMTPTDNEELKLSLQAQSQILGWFLICSASFFSLLTTCYARCRSKVSYLQLSFWKTYAQKEKEQLENTFLDYAKRLSERNLKCFFENKRPEVFSMPTFAAWESASELHSFHPNQQHYSVLHRVVEDGLELRPEDDETTMVLADAVQNVQLAHHH; this is encoded by the exons ATGGATGCTTTTCAGgggattttaaaattcatcctcaaCCAGAAAACTGTTATTGGCTACAGCTTTTTGGCTCTGCTGACTGTGGGAGGTGAGCGTCTCTTTTCACTCGTGGCTTTTAAGTGTCCCTGCAGCACTGAGAATGTGGTGTACGGATTGGTTTTCCTTTTTGCTCCCGCCTGGGTGTTACTGATCCTGGGATTCTTTCTGAACAACAGGTCATGGAGACTCTTCACAGGCTGCTGTGTGAATCCCAGGAAAATCTTCCCCAGGGGCCACAGCTGCCGCTTCTTCTACGTCCTCGGTCAGATCACTCTGAGTTCATTGGTGGCTCCAGTGATGTGGCTTTCTGTGGCTTTGCTCAATGGGACTTTTTATGAATGTGCCATGAGTGGGACCAAAAGTTCAAGACTCCTGGGGCTGATTTGCAAGGGCAAGCCCAAAGAGTGCTGGGATGAACTTCACAAAGTACCTTGCGGCAAAATCAGCATGACCCCTACGGACAACGAAGAACTGAAACTGTCCCTGCAAGCCCAGTCTCAG ATTCTAGGATGGTTCCTGATTTGTTCAGcatctttcttctctctgctcaCCACTTGTTATGCTCGCTGCCGATCAAAAGTTAGCTACCTTCAGCTGAGTTTTTGGAAGACGTATGCACAAAAGGAGAAGGAGCAGTTGGAAAATACATTCCTGGACTATGCCAAAAGGCTGAGTGAGAGGAACCTGAAATGCTTCTTCGAAAACAAGAGGCCAGAGGTCTTCTCCATGCCTACCTTTGCGGCCTGGGAGTCTGCTTCAGAGCTGCATTCTTTCCACCCAAACCAGCAACACTACAGCGTCCTCCACAGGGTGGTGGAGGATGGTCTGGAACTTCGCCCTGAGGATGATGAGACTACAATGGTGCTTGCGGATGCTGTTCAAAATGTGCAGCTCGCCCACCATCACTGA